The genomic region GGCGCAACCCACTGATGGGAGGTCTCCGCAGGGGCGGGCAGCAGATCGCTATCCGCTGCGTCGGGGCTGTTTTCGGAATCACTCATGAAGGCTTCGCCACAGAAAGATCGGCCGGACTTTTGCCGGACAGTGCTGATGCTGTAACGCGAACGCGCCAATGTGACAAGGATAAATCCGGGAGATATGGGGAGATGAAGCCAATCAAACGGTGGCTTGTGATCGTTTTTGCGCTGCTCGTGGCCGGGCTCATGTGGCGCTATGGCGATGTGTGGGATATGGCGGCGCTGCAGATGTGGGTGGCGCAATTTGGCTGGTGGGCGCCCGTAGCATTTATTCTGATCTATGCTGTGGGCACGCTGGCGTTTGCGCCGGGATTGGCGCTGACGCTGGCGGGCGGCGCGCTGTTCGGCCCCTATCTGGGCCCGCTGTATAATTTGACCGGCGCCACCATCGGCGCCACGGCGGCGTTTCTCATCGCGCGCTATCTGGCCGCCGACTGGGCGGCGCAGCGGGCGCAGGGCTGGAGCCGTAAGCTGTTGGACGGGGTGGCGGCGGAGGGGTGGCGCTTTATCGCCTTCGTGCGATTGGTTCCATTGTTTCCGTTCAATCTTCTCAACTATGCTTTGGGCCTGACGCCGGTGCGCGCCAGCGTCTATGTGCTGGCCTCGTTTGTGTTTATGGCCCCAGGGTGCTTTGTTTATAGTTACGTGGGGCATGTGGGCCAGCAGGCGCTGAGCGGCGGCGATGCGCTGTTGCAGCAGAGTTTGGCGGCCTTGGCGCTGCTGGCGACGCTGGGGTTCGTTCCAACCTTTATCAAACGGTTGCGTAGCGCACAGGATGGTCGCGGCGGGTCGAGTCAAAACTGAATTTGTCGCATTAGAAGGGATGATGGCATGCGCATTGGGGTGGATCTGGGCGGCACCAAGATTGAAGCGGTGGTGATGAACGAGCAGGGCGAGATTCTTGCCCGTGAGCGCATCGCCACCCCCAAAGGCGATTATGCGGGCACGCTGGCGGCGTTGGCGGAGGTGGTGAGCCGCGCGGAGACGGCGGCGGGAATTGCGCAGCGCAAACTGCCTGTCGGCGTGGGCGCGCCGGGCGCGGTGCACCCCGATGGCCAGCAGCTCAACGTCTCCAACTCGGTGGCGCTGGTGGATCGGCCTCTGTTGCCGGACTTGAAACGCATCCTCGGGCGCGACGTGCGTATGGCCAATGATGCCGATTGCTTTGCGCTCTCCGAGGCCATGGATGGCGCCGCTGCGGGCGCGCCTATTGTGTTCGGCGTGATCGTCGGCACCGGCTGCGGTAGCGGTGTGGTGGTCAATGGCCAGTTATTACGGGGCGCCAACGGCATCGCCGGGGAGTGGGGGCACAATCACCTGCCGCGCATGACCGATGACGAGCGCCCGGGACCTGAGTGCTATTGTGGCAAACACGGCTGTGTGGAGAGTTATCTCTCCGGCACAGGCCTGTGTGATGACTATGAGCGCGCCAGCGGAACGCGCCTCCATGGCGGTGAGATCGCCAAGCTGGCCGAGGCGGGCGACGTGACGGCGGACGCGGTGCTGACCCGCTACGAGAACCGTATGGCGCGCGCTCTGGGCGCGGTGATCAATATCATCGACCCCCATGTCATTGTGCTGGGCGGCGGCGTCTCCAATATTCAGCGGCTGTACAACAACGTGCCCGCACAGTGGGACGCCTATGTACACTCACGGCATCCTGTGCGCACCCAGTTGCGTCAGGCCAAGTATGGCGACTCCAGCGGCGTGCGCGGCGCCGCCTGGCTCTGGCCCAATCCTGACGCGCTGGATTGAGCCGCTTCCATGCGCGGTTATGTGCTGGGCAGCGGCGCGGGCGCGCCCACCCCGGAGCGGGCGCTGTCGGGGTATTGGCTCGAGCTGGATGATGGGTCGCGCATTCTGCTGGATTGCGGTTCCGGTACGCTGACCCGCATGGCGGGTTTGGGGCTGCCCATCGCTGATCTGGATATCATCCTCATCACCCATCTGCATCCGGATCATGTGGGGGAGTTGATCACCCTGTTTCACGCCCTGCGCATGCCTACCGTGCAGCGGGACAAACCGCTGCGGGTGTATGGACCGCAAGGGATCGAAGAGTTTTTCGCGCAGGTGGTGTGGGGCGTCGCCAAACCGCCTGGACGCTTTGCGGTGAGCGTGCAAACCGCTCCGGAGGTCTGGGAAGTGGGGCGTGCGACTCTCATCAGCGCCCCGACGCGACATAGCGCATCGCTGCCCAGTTTGGGCTATCGGGTGCAGGTGGGGCAGCGCGCGCTGGTCTATTCCGGCGATGCCGATTGGAGCGAGGGGCTGCTGGCGCTGTGCGCACAGGCGGATCTGGCGATTCTTGATTGTTCATCGCTGACCAGCGAGAAGATCCCGGGCCATCTGAGCGCCCAGGAGTGTGGTCGGTTGGCTGCTCAGGCGCAGGTCAAGGCGCTTCTGCTCAGTCATTTCTACGCCCAGCCCATGGATGATGACGCCAGCGCGCGCGCCTGTCAGAGCGAATTTGATGGCGTGGTGTGGCAGGCTGAGGATGGTCTCGCGTTTGAGATCGGCGCAGAGAGGGCAATTTGTGCAAGAGGCGGAAAATGAGGTTGGATCCGGGCGGTGGGTTGTGCTAAAAATTGTATACCCACTCAAAAGTCGGGTCTGGTCGAAGGAGTGGTTAAGTCTCCTTACAAGCGACGTCCAGGCCCGCAATCGCGTCCTGGGTTAAAAGGCCGAGCAATTCATCGCTCGGCCTTTTCCTTTTGTATGCTTTCAGTTCGCGTTATGGCAACGCAGCGAACCTTACTGAATATCGAACAACTTGTCGAATTGCGCCACTTCCAGCAGTTTGCGGATGTCCGGCTTGGGTTTGATGATGCTCATGTTGTGCTGATCGCCTTTGAGGTGCTCACGCAGGCGCAGCAGCATGCCCATGCCGGATGAGTCGAGGAACTCGGTGGTGGACAGGTCGATGATGTACTTGTGGTTGGGGTCTGCGTGGGGCCGCAGTTTGTTGACCTGCAGCAGACTCTCCACATTGAAGCGTCCGGCAATGCGGATGATGGTTTGATCGCTCTGTTCTTCGACCCGAAATACGCTTTTCTGTTCCATGTTCCTGTCCTGATGGTTCGTGGGTGTTGCGTCGGCCGACCCGAGCCCCGCGTCCACGCTTATTATTAGTCAGAGAGAACGTCGGAAAATATCAGTAGATAAGCCCACTATATCGCCGGAATTGGTCGGACGCCAGCAGCTTTGATGGCATCCGCCAAGCAAGGGCGGTCTAGACGGATTCCACTTGCGTGCGGAAAAATTCCAGACCGCGCTGCAGACGCGCCATGCTCTCCTCGCGGCCCAACTGCTTGAGAATCTCCGCCACCCCCGGCGCGATGTCCGAGCCGGTGATGAAGACGCGAATGGGCTGGGCGATTTTCGGATACTTCTGCCCGGACTCGTTCACCACTGCTTTCACAGCCCCTTCGATGCTCTCTTCGGTCCATTCCGACAGCCCCTCCAGACGCGCAACCAGATCGCTCACCGGCGCCAGCACCGCTTCCTTGAGATGCTTCTTGACCGACTTCTCCAGGTACTCGGTGGGGGCGCGGAAGTAGAACAGCGCCATCTGAGCCATCTCTTTGAGGGTCTTGGTGCGCTCCTGCATCTCCGGGATGATCGCTTCCACAAACGCCGGATCGGGACTCTCCACCCCCAGGCGCGCCAGTTGCCAGATCAGCTCCGGCGCCAGACGCGCCGGTGTGGCGGCCTTCATGTGCTGACTGTTGAGCCACACCAGCTTTTCGGTGTTGAAGATCGCTGCGGAGCGTCCCACACGGGTCAGGTCGAACAGGCTCTCCATCTCTTGCGTGGTGAACACCTCCTGCTCGCCATGGGACCAGCCCAGACGCACCAGATAGTTGTTCACCGCCTCGGGCAGATAGCCGTCCTCACGGTATTGCAGCACCGACACCGCGCCGTGGCGCTTGGAGAGCTTGGCGCCGTCGGTCCCATGCAGCAGCGGCATGTGGGCGTAGACCGGCACGTCCCAGCCCAGCGCTTTGAACAGGTTGATCTGACGCGGAGTGTTGCTGATGTGGTCTTCGCCGCGAATCACATGGGTGATGCCCATATCGTGGTCGTCGGCCACCACCGCCAGGTTGTAGGTGGGGGAGCCGTCGGAGCGCAGCAGAATCAGGTCGTCCAGCTCCTTGTTGCCGATGCGGATAGTCCCCTGGATCATATCCTCCCACACCACGTCGCCCTGTTCGGGGTTCTTGAAGCGGACCACATAGGGCTTGTCGCCGGGCTCTTCCGTCTTGTGGCGGCAGCGTCCGTCGTAGCGCGGCTTCTCCTTGCGCGCGCGTTGACCTTCGCGCATTTCGTCCAGCTCCTCTTTGGTGCAAGTGCACTTGTAGGCATGACCCGATTCGAGCAGTTGAATCGCCAGATCGTGATGGCGCTGGGCGTGGTCGGCTTGGTAGAAGGGGCCTTCATCCGGGTCCAGGCCCAACCAGTGCATCCCCTCAAGGATGGCGTCCACCACCTCCTGGCTGGAGCGGTCGCGGTCGGTGTCCTCAATGCGCAGCACGGTGGTTCCGCCCACCCGACGCGCCTGCAAGTGGCCAAACAGCGCCGTGCGGGCGCCGCCGATGTGCAGAAAACCGGTGGGAGAGGGGGCGAAACGGGTGCGCATGGTCATCTTCTGGCTCCTGTGTTTAGGGGTGGGTGTGGAGAGCAAAACGTGGGGCGATGAAAGAGGCTGGGCTTTCAGCCCAGACCCGACCAGGGCTTTGCCCTGGACCCACGAGGGCTCCGCCCTGGACCCGCCAGGAGGATGATCCTCCTGGACCTGCATTGGTTTTGACTCTGTGCCCTGAACGAGTAGTATCGCTTTGCGGGCCAGTCTTCGCTTGGATTGGGGAGATTCAAAAATACTGAGCCGAATTGAGTAACATGCGCTCATTGGCTTGGCAAGTTTTCACTCCGGTTCGTTGCCGGGCTTCCATTTGATGCTGCAGCCCATGGAGGCGTTCTGTTGGATTGCCACAGGCTTGCCCGCCAACACCGCCTGTATGGCCGCGCGCAGCTCCTGGGATGTCACATTCTGCGGCTCGCGCGGGGCGTCGTCCAGGCGCCCGCGATAGACCAGCTGGCGCGCGCCATCGAACAGAAAGAAGTCCGGCGTGCACACCGCGCCATACGCCTTGGCGACCTGTTGGCTCTAATCAAACAGATAGTCGAACGGATAGTTCAGCTCCCGCGCAACGCGCTGCATGCTGGCGAAATTATCGTCG from Magnetofaba australis IT-1 harbors:
- a CDS encoding STAS domain-containing protein, which translates into the protein MEQKSVFRVEEQSDQTIIRIAGRFNVESLLQVNKLRPHADPNHKYIIDLSTTEFLDSSGMGMLLRLREHLKGDQHNMSIIKPKPDIRKLLEVAQFDKLFDIQ
- the gltX gene encoding glutamate--tRNA ligase, producing MTMRTRFAPSPTGFLHIGGARTALFGHLQARRVGGTTVLRIEDTDRDRSSQEVVDAILEGMHWLGLDPDEGPFYQADHAQRHHDLAIQLLESGHAYKCTCTKEELDEMREGQRARKEKPRYDGRCRHKTEEPGDKPYVVRFKNPEQGDVVWEDMIQGTIRIGNKELDDLILLRSDGSPTYNLAVVADDHDMGITHVIRGEDHISNTPRQINLFKALGWDVPVYAHMPLLHGTDGAKLSKRHGAVSVLQYREDGYLPEAVNNYLVRLGWSHGEQEVFTTQEMESLFDLTRVGRSAAIFNTEKLVWLNSQHMKAATPARLAPELIWQLARLGVESPDPAFVEAIIPEMQERTKTLKEMAQMALFYFRAPTEYLEKSVKKHLKEAVLAPVSDLVARLEGLSEWTEESIEGAVKAVVNESGQKYPKIAQPIRVFITGSDIAPGVAEILKQLGREESMARLQRGLEFFRTQVESV
- a CDS encoding MBL fold metallo-hydrolase, coding for MRGYVLGSGAGAPTPERALSGYWLELDDGSRILLDCGSGTLTRMAGLGLPIADLDIILITHLHPDHVGELITLFHALRMPTVQRDKPLRVYGPQGIEEFFAQVVWGVAKPPGRFAVSVQTAPEVWEVGRATLISAPTRHSASLPSLGYRVQVGQRALVYSGDADWSEGLLALCAQADLAILDCSSLTSEKIPGHLSAQECGRLAAQAQVKALLLSHFYAQPMDDDASARACQSEFDGVVWQAEDGLAFEIGAERAICARGGK
- a CDS encoding ROK family protein; translation: MRIGVDLGGTKIEAVVMNEQGEILARERIATPKGDYAGTLAALAEVVSRAETAAGIAQRKLPVGVGAPGAVHPDGQQLNVSNSVALVDRPLLPDLKRILGRDVRMANDADCFALSEAMDGAAAGAPIVFGVIVGTGCGSGVVVNGQLLRGANGIAGEWGHNHLPRMTDDERPGPECYCGKHGCVESYLSGTGLCDDYERASGTRLHGGEIAKLAEAGDVTADAVLTRYENRMARALGAVINIIDPHVIVLGGGVSNIQRLYNNVPAQWDAYVHSRHPVRTQLRQAKYGDSSGVRGAAWLWPNPDALD
- a CDS encoding TVP38/TMEM64 family protein, whose protein sequence is MKPIKRWLVIVFALLVAGLMWRYGDVWDMAALQMWVAQFGWWAPVAFILIYAVGTLAFAPGLALTLAGGALFGPYLGPLYNLTGATIGATAAFLIARYLAADWAAQRAQGWSRKLLDGVAAEGWRFIAFVRLVPLFPFNLLNYALGLTPVRASVYVLASFVFMAPGCFVYSYVGHVGQQALSGGDALLQQSLAALALLATLGFVPTFIKRLRSAQDGRGGSSQN